A stretch of Suncus etruscus isolate mSunEtr1 chromosome 9, mSunEtr1.pri.cur, whole genome shotgun sequence DNA encodes these proteins:
- the SLC4A11 gene encoding solute carrier family 4 member 11, which yields MPQNGFSEGAGYLKCDTDDASETREGSVSDEVFDTVDSSILSAEAEKVRFFVNVNLEVQPTQAGENETSGDCGLLYTSRKYMKVKNFGEEIRAHRDLDGFLARASIVLQETATSLDDVLRAMLYRLTHDPCNPEPPCSLDQLMATLFTDVEAPMGGKVHLLLDIIQGVTATATGVQYQQSWLCIICTSKALLKRHVCISRLVRPQNWGENSCEVRFVILVLTPHKMKSTKTALEVGRTFATMFLDITFRQKLLRTRTEEEFKEALVHQRHLLSRMGPYKTASAYKNSILPTRPLQPPKCKDFLSLGKGIRDDIARRLPLYPLDFTDGIIGKNKAVGKYITTTLFLYFACLLPTIAFGSLNDENTNGNIDVQKTMAGQSIGGLLYALFSGQPLVVLLTTGPLALYIQVIRSICDDYSLDFNAFYAWTGLWNSIFLALYALFNLSLLMSLFKRSTEEIIALFISITFVLDAVKGTVKIFQKYYYNHNTADHHNGGASLHSLLGFNSSLHAALNTSLLASPTGMIPESSNTEHPGRETAMFSLLTMLGTLWLGYTLYQFKKSPYLHPTMREILSDCALPISVLTFSVISSCGFPEIKMSKFRYNPSDSWFEMANVQSLSFGAIVSAMGLGFLLSLLFFIEQNLVAALANAPENRLVKGTAYHWDLFLVAVINMGLSLFGLPWIHAAYPHSPLHVRALALVEERVENGHIYETIMSVKETRLTTLGASMLVGFSLLLLPFPLQWIPKPVLYGLFLYIALTSIDGNQLVERLVLLLKEQTAYPPNHYIRRVPQRQIHYFTGLQVLQLLLLCAFGMSTLPYMKMIFPIIMIAMIPIRYNLLPQIIDAKYLDAMDAEH from the exons ATGCCCCAGAATGGATTCTCGGAGGGGGCCG GTTACCTCAAGTGTGATACAGATGATGCTTCAGAGACCCGGGAAGGGAGCGTGAGCGATGAGGTCTTCGACACGGTTGACTCATCCATCTTGTCTGCCGAGGCCGAGAAAGTCCGCTTCTTTGTGAACGTGAACCTGGAAGTGCAGCCTACCCAGGCTG GTGAGAACGAAACTTCTGGAGACTGTGGGCTCCTCTACACCTCCCGTAAG TACATGAAGGTAAAGAACTTCGGGGAGGAAATTCGCGCACACCGGGATCTCGATGGCTTCCTGGCACGGGCCAGCATCGTCCTGCAGGAGACGGCCACCTCGCTGGATGACGTGCTGCGGGCCATGCTGTATCGCCTGACCCATGACCCCTGCAACCCCGAGCCGCCCTGCAGCCTGGACCAGCTTATGGCCACGCTTTTCACCGATGTCGAAGCCCCGATGGGAGGGAAGG TCCACCTGCTGTTGGATATCATCCAGGGCGTCACGGCCACAGCCACCGGGGTGCAGTACCAGCAGTCGTGGCTCTGCATTAT CTGCACCTCCAAAGCCCTGCTGAAGCGACACGTGTGCATCAGCCGACTGGTACGCCCGCAGAACTGGGGGGAGAACTCCTGTGAGGTGCGCTTCGTCATCCTGGTGCTCACCCCACACAAGATG AAAAGCACCAAGACTGCCCTGGAGGTGGGGCGCACATTCGCCACCATGTTCCTAGACATCACCTTCCGCCAGAAGCTGCTGAGAACCCGAACAGAGGAGGAATTCAAGGAGGCCCTGGTACATCAGAGACACCTGCTGAGCAGGATGGGCCCGTACAAGACAGCTTCTGCCTACAAGAACTCCATCCTCCCCACGAGACCCCTGCAG CCTCCAAAGTGTAAGGATTTTCTCTCACTGGGCAAGGGCATCCGGGACGACATCGCCCGCAGACTCCCCCTGTACCCACTGGATTTCACAGATG GCATCATCGGAAAAAACAAGGCGGTGGGCAAGTATATCACAACCACCCTGTTCCTCTACTTCGCCTGTCTCCTGCCCACCATTGCTTTTGGCTCCCTCAACGATGAGAACAcgaatgggaacattg ATGTACAGAAGACCATGGCTGGGCAGAGCATAGGGGGCCTCTTGTATGCGCTGTTCTCCGGGCAGCCGCTGGTGGTGCTGCTGACCACTGGACCCCTGGCCCTCTACATCCAAG TAATCCGTAGTATTTGTGACGACTACAGTCTGGATTTCAATGCCTTCTACGCATGGACAGGCCTGTGGAACAGCATCTTCCTTGCGCTCTACGCGCTCTTCAACCTCAGCCTGCTCATGAGTCTTTTCAAGAG GTCTACAGAGGAAATCATCGCGCTGTTTATTTCCATCACCTTCGTGCTGGATGCTGTCAAGGGCACGGTTAAAA TCTTCCAGAAGTACTACTACAACCACAACACTGCAGACCATCACAATGGCGGCGCTTCCCTACACAGCCTGCTGGGCTTCAACTCCAGCCTGCATGCAGCCCTCAACACCAGCCTCCTGGCCAGTCCCACCGGCATGATCCCAGAGAGCAGCAACACGGAGCACCCGGGCCGGGAGACAGCCATGTTCAGCCTTCTCACCATGCTGGGCACGCTGTGGCTGGGCTACACCCTCTATCAATTCAAGAAGAG CCCCTATCTGCACCCCACCATGCGCGAGATCCTGTCTGACTGCGCCCTGCCTATCTCCGTGCTCACCTTCTCCGTCATCAGTTCCTGTGGCTTCCCAGAAATCAAGA TGAGCAAGTTCCGGTACAACCCCAGTGATAGCTGGTTTGAGATGGCCAACGTGCAGTCCCTGTCCTTTGGGGCCATCGTCAGCGCCATGGGCCTCGGCTTCCTGCTCTCCTTGCTCTTTTTCATCGAGCAGAACTTGGTGGCCGCTTTGGCCAATGCTCCGGAGAACAG GCTGGTGAAGGGCACTGCCTACCACTGGGACCTCTTTCTTGTCGCCGTCATCAACATGGGGCTATCTCTCTTCGGGCTGCCCTGGATCCACGCTGCCTACCCCCACTCCCCGCTGCATGTACGTGCACTGGCACTGGTGGAGGAGCGGGTGGAGAATGGACACATCTACGAGAC GATCATGAGCGTGAAGGAGACGCGGCTGACCACGCTGGGCGCCAGCATGCTGGTGGGCTTCTCCCTGCTGCTGCTGCCCTTCCCGCTGCAGTGGATCCCCAAGCCCGTGCTCTACGGCCTCTTCCTCTACATCGCGCTCACCTCCATCGACGGCAACCAGCTGGTGGAGCGTCTGGTCCTGCTGCTCAAGGAGCAG ACTGCATATCCACCCAACCACTACATCCGACGCGTGCCTCAGCGCCAGATCCACTACTTCACGGGACTACAGGTTCTGCAACTGCTGCTGCTCTGCGCCTTCGGCATGAGCACCCTCCCCTACATGAAGATGATCTTCCCCATCATCATGATCGCTATGATCCCCATCCG CTACAATCTGCTGCCCCAGATCATCGATGCGAAATACTTGGACGCCATGGATGCCGAGCACTGA